From Nitrospiria bacterium, one genomic window encodes:
- a CDS encoding DUF190 domain-containing protein — translation MKLPSEAELLRVFIGESDKHDGRPVYELVVEAARRRGMAGATVLHGTLGFGAHSRIHTAKILRLSEDLPVVIEIVDTPERIEAFLPELDNLMKEGMVTLEKVRVITYRPDTGRPSP, via the coding sequence ATGAAGCTGCCATCGGAAGCGGAACTGCTCCGAGTTTTCATCGGCGAAAGCGACAAGCATGACGGCCGGCCGGTCTATGAACTCGTGGTGGAGGCCGCCCGGCGTCGGGGCATGGCGGGGGCGACCGTTCTTCACGGGACCTTGGGCTTCGGCGCGCACAGCCGGATTCACACGGCGAAGATCCTTCGGCTCTCCGAAGACCTTCCCGTCGTGATTGAGATCGTAGATACTCCCGAACGGATCGAAGCCTTTCTGCCGGAGTTGGACAATTTGATGAAGGAAGGGATGGTGACCCTTGAGAAGGTTCGCGTGATCACCTACCGTCCGGATACCGGAAGGCCGTCTCCCTGA
- the crcB gene encoding fluoride efflux transporter CrcB: MEKLILIGLAGVLGTYARYGLSGLVQRACGNAFPCGTLAVNVSGCFLFGLVWSLAEDRLLISAEARTVILIGFMGAFTTFSSFAFETAQMLRDAEWTLVLVNLLAQNVVGIAGLFLGFFAGRLL, encoded by the coding sequence TTGGAAAAACTCATCTTGATCGGCTTGGCCGGCGTATTGGGGACCTATGCGCGATACGGCCTCTCCGGATTGGTCCAGCGCGCCTGCGGGAACGCATTTCCTTGCGGCACGCTGGCGGTAAACGTTTCGGGCTGTTTCCTTTTCGGATTGGTCTGGTCTCTTGCCGAGGACCGTCTTTTGATCAGCGCAGAGGCCCGGACGGTCATCCTGATCGGATTCATGGGGGCGTTTACTACGTTTTCGAGTTTTGCCTTTGAGACGGCTCAAATGCTCCGCGATGCGGAATGGACGCTTGTGCTGGTCAATCTGTTGGCCCAGAACGTCGTCGGGATCGCCGGCCTGTTTTTGGGATTTTTTGCCGGGCGCCTATTGTGA
- the lgt gene encoding prolipoprotein diacylglyceryl transferase — MHPILIQFGPVTIRYYGLMYFIAAMVGGWLLAKEVRRKGIPLSSDDSWNLIMYCLLGGILGARIYYVAFNWSYYGQNPSEIPAIWHGGLAIHGGLIGGVLVGIWFVRRHGVPFWPLADAGAPSIVLGQAFGRIGNFMNGDAHGTPTTMPWGIVFPPGSIAGQQFGAVPLHPTMLYELVLNVATFAFLWSIRKRPWGDGFIFCLYLICYSVVRSIVTLFRADDLYLGPFRAPHVASALMILVAGGYIIKNRLWEQKTVPSEKPKRK; from the coding sequence ATGCATCCGATTCTAATCCAGTTCGGTCCCGTCACGATCCGCTATTACGGGCTGATGTATTTCATCGCGGCGATGGTCGGAGGGTGGCTGTTGGCCAAAGAGGTCCGCCGGAAGGGGATCCCGCTGTCGAGCGACGACAGCTGGAACCTGATCATGTACTGTCTTCTGGGCGGGATCCTGGGCGCACGGATCTATTACGTCGCGTTCAACTGGTCCTACTACGGCCAAAACCCTTCGGAGATACCCGCCATCTGGCACGGCGGGCTCGCCATCCACGGCGGACTCATCGGCGGGGTGCTGGTCGGGATCTGGTTCGTTCGTCGTCACGGGGTCCCGTTCTGGCCGCTGGCCGATGCCGGAGCGCCCAGCATCGTCCTGGGCCAGGCCTTCGGGCGAATCGGGAATTTTATGAACGGCGACGCGCACGGCACGCCGACCACGATGCCGTGGGGCATCGTCTTTCCGCCGGGGAGCATCGCCGGGCAACAGTTCGGTGCGGTGCCGCTTCATCCGACCATGCTGTACGAGCTGGTGCTGAACGTGGCGACCTTCGCTTTTCTCTGGTCCATCCGGAAGCGGCCCTGGGGCGACGGTTTTATCTTCTGTCTCTATCTGATCTGCTATTCGGTGGTCCGTTCCATCGTGACCCTCTTCCGCGCCGACGACCTGTATCTCGGACCCTTTCGAGCCCCGCACGTGGCGAGCGCGCTAATGATTCTCGTCGCGGGCGGGTACATCATAAAAAACAGGCTCTGGGAGCAAAAAACGGTTCCATCCGAAAAACCAAAACGGAAATGA
- the trpS gene encoding tryptophan--tRNA ligase, translating into MLSGMQPSGRLHLGNWLGALDNWIKYQKEYDAYFFVADWHALSTNYADTGKIREYVQEMLIDWLSAGIDPEKCTVFIQSRLPEHAVLHLLLSMITPVPWLERTPTYKEKIEELRERDLTTYGFLGYPVLQSADILIYKADVVPVGVDQLPHLELTRELARRFNNLYKTVFPEPQPLLTEVPKLLGTDGRKMSKSYNNAIYLSDPEPVVREKLRTMVTDPARVRRTDPGNPDVCPVFSYHKIYSEIGVVDRVNSECRTAAIGCIDCKKLVADRMVHRLEPIWREREKWVKHPKKVETVVSEGSKKAGKVARQTLEDVREAMGI; encoded by the coding sequence ATGTTGAGCGGGATGCAACCCAGCGGGCGTTTGCATCTGGGAAATTGGCTGGGGGCGCTGGACAATTGGATCAAATACCAGAAGGAGTACGACGCCTATTTTTTTGTGGCCGACTGGCACGCCCTGTCGACGAATTACGCCGATACCGGGAAGATTCGGGAGTACGTCCAGGAGATGCTGATCGACTGGCTTTCGGCCGGGATCGACCCCGAGAAATGCACGGTCTTCATCCAGTCCCGCCTCCCGGAGCATGCCGTGCTGCACCTGCTCCTTTCGATGATCACGCCGGTGCCCTGGCTGGAGCGGACCCCCACCTACAAGGAGAAGATCGAGGAACTTCGCGAGCGGGATCTGACGACATACGGTTTTCTGGGATATCCCGTTCTTCAGTCGGCCGATATCCTGATTTACAAGGCCGATGTGGTGCCGGTGGGGGTGGATCAGCTTCCGCATCTCGAGTTGACGCGCGAGCTGGCGCGACGGTTCAACAATCTCTACAAAACCGTCTTTCCCGAGCCGCAACCCCTGCTCACGGAGGTGCCGAAGCTCCTGGGAACCGACGGGCGGAAAATGAGCAAGAGCTACAACAACGCGATCTATCTCTCCGATCCCGAACCGGTCGTGCGCGAGAAACTCCGGACGATGGTGACCGATCCGGCCCGGGTCCGGCGGACCGATCCCGGCAATCCGGATGTCTGTCCCGTTTTCTCCTATCATAAAATCTACTCCGAGATCGGCGTCGTCGACCGGGTCAATTCGGAATGCCGGACGGCCGCCATCGGCTGCATCGACTGCAAGAAGCTGGTGGCCGACCGGATGGTGCACCGGCTCGAGCCGATCTGGAGGGAGCGGGAGAAGTGGGTAAAGCATCCCAAGAAGGTTGAAACGGTCGTGTCCGAGGGCTCGAAGAAGGCCGGAAAGGTCGCCCGGCAGACCCTCGAGGATGTTCGGGAGGCGATGGGAATTTAG
- a CDS encoding site-2 protease family protein yields the protein MNLDHIVQEISISAIPILLAVVFHEVAHGWVANKRGDPTARLMGRLTLNPLPHIDPVGTVIIPIFLLIATKGSFVFGYAKPVPVNFMNLRRPKEDMVWVAGAGPATNLLLAVACGFLFRLILAVDPSLLQHLRFGGEAFTWKDPSAMILDPVLYMLLKGVQWNVVLAVFNMIPIPPLDGGRVLVGLLPDRQAAAWASIEPFGFFIIIGLVFLDPFGFWSQIISPLIMNVMIWILGVHSFFF from the coding sequence ATGAATCTCGATCATATCGTTCAGGAAATTTCGATCTCGGCCATTCCGATCCTTCTGGCCGTCGTTTTTCACGAAGTGGCCCACGGCTGGGTGGCGAACAAGCGGGGAGACCCGACCGCCCGGCTGATGGGTCGCCTGACGCTCAACCCCTTGCCGCACATCGACCCGGTCGGTACGGTCATCATCCCGATCTTTTTGTTGATCGCGACCAAGGGCAGCTTCGTATTCGGCTACGCGAAACCCGTCCCGGTGAATTTCATGAATCTCCGCCGTCCCAAGGAGGACATGGTCTGGGTGGCCGGAGCGGGTCCGGCCACTAATTTACTGCTGGCGGTCGCCTGCGGGTTCCTGTTTCGTCTGATCCTGGCGGTCGATCCGAGTCTGCTTCAACATCTGCGTTTCGGAGGGGAGGCGTTCACCTGGAAGGACCCGTCCGCGATGATCCTGGATCCGGTTTTATACATGCTGCTCAAGGGGGTGCAGTGGAACGTTGTCCTGGCGGTCTTCAACATGATCCCCATCCCGCCCTTGGACGGCGGGCGCGTCCTGGTCGGACTGCTTCCCGACCGGCAGGCGGCGGCCTGGGCCAGCATCGAGCCGTTTGGTTTTTTTATTATTATTGGCCTGGTTTTCTTGGATCCCTTCGGTTTCTGGTCGCAGATCATCTCGCCGCTGATCATGAACGTGATGATATGGATCCTGGGGGTTCACTCCTTCTTTTTTTAA
- a CDS encoding penicillin-binding protein activator codes for MAVFLISGALLATPVGAQTPPAAEPQPPPATEPAGSPDTEAKELLDKAVAAAGAGDLEQAQLAYQLLLTTYPQSPLKDQVYFGLAQIDQQQQNYADAVVQYLKLIGEYPDSPLVERARHELAEAYINLGQFDSAIPILERERSLSPDLAARQALTDRIVDVYLRKKDRVQAVNEMLKKETSREEDKQAVETRVQELLDQCSRPELKELIRQYPKGYPGDAALLKLADLYESSKEYFEAEREWRRFLSIYPKHRAVSKVRGRLIAIKQVYLGHQHLIGAMLPLSGRLQPFGQQVLNGIRLALDPASNPVSEKFVAVVVKNTEGEAAALQNGLDELARDYRVSAIIGPMLSRQVAAAAPRADAYRVPLLTPAASQDWSRPWKYVMRNSVTNRQQASEIAAYAVNTLHLKRFCILYSDDGYGTEMMRIFSDAVTKLGGEVIARASYDPQTTDFGPQIKSLKETDLAKYGVQGPPPQQKGEVREYKPGFDAVFLPSDYDQAGLIAAQLAFYNIQGVTLLGTNGWDSQDLFRIGGKYIDGGIFVDGFFPGSSEPQVQSFVERYRARYNEEPTLLAAQGFDAAGLILRALQQGAATGEAVREFLGRVRNFTGVTGPIAYTPDGDISKRLFVIQAKDGKFVQLN; via the coding sequence TTGGCGGTTTTTCTGATTTCGGGCGCCCTGCTGGCGACGCCGGTAGGGGCCCAGACCCCGCCCGCGGCGGAGCCGCAGCCGCCCCCCGCGACCGAGCCGGCGGGTTCTCCCGATACCGAGGCCAAGGAGTTGTTGGACAAGGCCGTTGCGGCCGCCGGTGCGGGGGACCTGGAGCAGGCCCAGCTCGCCTATCAATTGTTGCTTACGACGTATCCGCAATCGCCCCTGAAGGATCAGGTCTATTTCGGATTGGCCCAGATCGATCAGCAGCAGCAGAATTATGCCGATGCCGTCGTCCAGTATCTAAAGTTGATCGGGGAATATCCCGATTCGCCCTTGGTCGAGCGGGCCCGGCATGAACTGGCCGAGGCCTATATCAATCTCGGGCAGTTCGACAGCGCCATTCCCATCCTGGAACGCGAGAGAAGCCTCAGTCCGGATCTGGCCGCCCGGCAGGCGTTGACCGACCGCATCGTGGACGTATACCTCAGGAAAAAGGACCGCGTCCAGGCCGTCAACGAGATGTTGAAGAAGGAGACGAGTCGGGAGGAGGACAAACAGGCGGTCGAAACCCGGGTGCAGGAGCTTTTGGATCAATGCTCAAGGCCCGAGCTCAAGGAACTGATCCGTCAGTACCCCAAGGGATATCCGGGCGACGCGGCCCTTCTGAAGCTGGCCGATCTTTACGAGTCGTCCAAGGAATATTTTGAAGCCGAGCGCGAATGGCGCCGTTTTTTGTCGATCTATCCCAAGCACCGGGCCGTTTCCAAGGTGCGGGGCCGGCTCATCGCCATCAAACAGGTCTATCTCGGCCATCAGCACCTGATCGGCGCCATGCTGCCGTTGTCGGGGCGGCTGCAGCCCTTCGGTCAGCAGGTGCTCAATGGAATCCGGCTGGCATTGGACCCCGCATCCAATCCGGTTTCCGAAAAATTTGTCGCAGTCGTCGTGAAGAACACGGAAGGGGAGGCCGCCGCGCTGCAGAACGGATTGGATGAGCTGGCGCGGGACTACCGCGTGAGCGCCATCATCGGACCGATGCTGAGCCGTCAGGTGGCCGCCGCGGCTCCCCGGGCGGACGCCTACCGGGTTCCGTTGCTGACGCCGGCGGCGTCGCAGGATTGGTCCAGACCGTGGAAATATGTGATGAGGAATTCCGTGACCAATCGACAACAGGCCAGCGAGATTGCGGCGTACGCCGTCAACACGCTCCATTTAAAGCGCTTCTGCATCCTCTATTCCGATGACGGGTACGGAACGGAGATGATGCGGATTTTCTCGGACGCGGTCACGAAACTGGGCGGCGAGGTCATCGCCCGGGCGTCCTACGACCCGCAGACCACCGATTTCGGACCGCAGATCAAATCCCTCAAGGAAACCGATCTCGCCAAATACGGGGTGCAGGGCCCGCCGCCCCAACAGAAGGGGGAAGTGCGGGAATACAAGCCCGGTTTCGACGCGGTCTTTCTTCCGAGCGATTACGATCAGGCGGGGCTGATCGCGGCCCAGCTGGCCTTCTATAATATTCAAGGCGTGACGCTCCTGGGCACGAACGGTTGGGACTCTCAGGATCTATTCCGGATCGGGGGGAAATATATCGACGGGGGGATCTTTGTGGACGGTTTTTTCCCCGGCAGCTCCGAACCGCAGGTGCAGTCCTTTGTGGAACGCTATCGCGCCCGTTATAACGAGGAGCCGACGCTTCTGGCGGCCCAGGGGTTTGACGCGGCCGGCCTGATTCTCCGAGCCCTGCAACAGGGCGCCGCGACCGGCGAGGCCGTGCGGGAATTCCTCGGCCGGGTTCGAAACTTTACCGGAGTCACCGGGCCGATCGCTTACACACCGGACGGGGATATTTCGAAGCGGCTTTTTGTGATACAGGCGAAGGACGGCAAATTCGTCCAGCTCAATTAG
- the ilvA gene encoding threonine ammonia-lyase: protein MSIGIAEIKRAHKTIRSSIDATPLVPSRSLSLQAGVPVFLKLENLQKTGSFKVRGAFNRMAQLTPEQRQGGVVAASAGNHAQGVALAARTHGISATIVMPEGASIAKQEASRAYGARVILHGKDFDAAMEKAREIARGEGKILVHAFDDEAVIAGQGTIALEILKDRPDVRTILVPIGGGGIASGIATAVKTVKPGIQVVGVTAPARPTLADGIAVKSLGRITRPLLERYLDRTIRVAEDEIAEAVLRLIEHKRIIAEGAGAVPLAALLNHGRGLRGPVCLVITGGNIDVTLLERIIDRGLVRSGRLLRFSVVLSDRPGALAGLTSAIGEMGANILHIVHDRLSAGLPLTQSRVGLSLETRGREHNRRIMNHLKRNGYPPR from the coding sequence ATGTCCATTGGAATCGCCGAGATCAAACGGGCCCACAAAACCATCCGATCCTCCATCGACGCGACCCCGCTGGTTCCCTCCCGCTCGCTGAGCCTGCAGGCGGGGGTGCCGGTTTTTTTGAAGCTCGAGAATCTTCAGAAGACGGGATCCTTTAAGGTTCGCGGGGCATTTAATCGGATGGCTCAACTGACGCCGGAACAGCGACAGGGCGGCGTCGTTGCGGCCTCGGCGGGAAACCACGCGCAAGGCGTGGCCCTGGCGGCTCGAACGCACGGCATTTCCGCAACGATCGTCATGCCCGAAGGGGCCTCGATCGCCAAACAGGAGGCCAGCCGGGCTTACGGCGCCCGGGTGATACTTCACGGAAAAGACTTCGACGCGGCCATGGAAAAAGCAAGGGAGATCGCGCGGGGGGAAGGAAAGATTCTCGTTCATGCCTTCGATGACGAGGCGGTGATCGCCGGCCAGGGCACCATCGCGCTGGAGATATTAAAAGACCGGCCGGACGTTCGGACGATCCTCGTTCCCATCGGGGGAGGCGGCATCGCGTCCGGAATCGCGACGGCGGTGAAAACGGTTAAACCCGGGATCCAAGTTGTCGGCGTGACCGCCCCGGCCCGTCCGACCCTGGCGGACGGCATCGCCGTCAAATCCCTTGGAAGGATAACACGGCCGCTATTGGAACGCTACCTGGATCGGACGATCCGCGTCGCGGAGGATGAGATCGCCGAGGCCGTCCTGCGGCTGATCGAGCACAAGCGAATCATCGCCGAGGGCGCGGGGGCCGTTCCCCTGGCGGCGCTTTTGAACCACGGGCGCGGGCTTCGGGGTCCCGTTTGTCTCGTGATCACCGGCGGGAATATCGACGTAACCCTTCTGGAGCGGATCATCGACCGGGGACTGGTCCGAAGCGGCCGTCTGCTGCGATTCTCGGTGGTCCTGTCCGACCGTCCCGGAGCCCTGGCCGGGCTGACCTCCGCCATCGGCGAGATGGGCGCCAACATCCTCCACATCGTTCACGACCGTCTCTCGGCCGGGCTCCCTCTCACCCAGAGTCGGGTGGGGCTCTCTCTTGAAACGCGGGGGAGGGAACATAACCGCCGGATCATGAACCATCTCAAGCGCAACGGCTATCCCCCGCGTTAA
- the xerD gene encoding site-specific tyrosine recombinase XerD, with the protein MHERIQQFLQYLTVEKGLSSNTIESYGADLKRYSEFLKARASNRLEDVTRRDLLDFLAARKQNGLSSRSLSRQIATLRNFYRFLNQEKILQTDPTQNIESPRDWRRLPKTMALEEVERLLNLPKGPTPSAVRDDALIELIYATGLRVSELTTLPLQAVNTDVGYVLATGKGGKQRIIPMGAMALQKLKTYLETARARLAKGRGSDRVFLNRSGDGLTRQGCWKLLKHYVRRAGIKRSVSPHMLRHSFATHLLERGADLRSVQAMLGHADLSTTQIYTEVTRHRLKQIHRQLHPRG; encoded by the coding sequence ATGCACGAACGGATTCAACAATTCCTGCAGTACCTGACAGTCGAGAAGGGTCTCTCTTCGAACACGATCGAATCCTACGGCGCCGATCTGAAACGGTACTCGGAATTCCTAAAGGCCCGAGCGTCGAACCGCCTGGAAGACGTCACCCGCCGGGACCTTCTTGATTTTCTGGCCGCCCGAAAACAAAACGGCCTCTCCTCCCGCTCCCTCTCGCGACAGATCGCGACCCTTCGCAATTTTTACCGTTTTCTCAATCAGGAAAAAATACTCCAGACGGATCCCACTCAGAACATCGAATCGCCCCGCGACTGGAGGCGATTGCCGAAGACGATGGCCTTGGAGGAGGTGGAACGCCTGCTCAATCTTCCCAAGGGACCCACGCCCTCGGCGGTGCGGGACGATGCCCTGATCGAGTTGATATACGCCACCGGACTGCGCGTCTCGGAACTCACGACCTTGCCGCTGCAGGCCGTTAATACCGATGTAGGATACGTCCTGGCGACCGGCAAGGGCGGCAAGCAACGGATCATCCCGATGGGCGCCATGGCGCTTCAAAAGCTCAAGACGTATCTGGAAACCGCCCGGGCCCGACTGGCCAAGGGGCGGGGTTCCGACCGGGTCTTCCTCAACCGGTCCGGAGACGGCCTGACGCGGCAGGGCTGCTGGAAGCTGTTGAAGCATTACGTCCGACGGGCCGGCATCAAGCGCTCCGTCTCACCCCACATGTTGCGGCACTCCTTCGCGACGCATCTCCTGGAACGGGGCGCCGACCTGCGTTCGGTCCAGGCCATGCTGGGTCACGCCGACCTTTCCACCACCCAGATCTACACGGAGGTGACCCGTCATCGCCTGAAACAGATCCATCGGCAACTCCATCCGAGGGGGTGA
- a CDS encoding peptidylprolyl isomerase has product MKRNWILAIVVGTLTLSAGGLGLVFETTWAQGGRPVVTIETDKGNILFEMYPDVAPKTVARITELIKQGFYNGLTFHRVEPGFVIQGGDPNGNGTGGSGVKLKAEFNKKPHLLGTVAMARASDPDSADSQFYICLGPQPFLDGKYTVFGQVTDKASLDVIQKIQRGDVMKKVTVK; this is encoded by the coding sequence ATGAAGCGGAACTGGATTCTGGCGATTGTTGTAGGAACACTAACCCTTAGCGCGGGCGGTCTGGGGCTTGTCTTTGAAACGACCTGGGCCCAAGGAGGTAGACCTGTGGTGACCATTGAAACGGACAAGGGAAATATCCTCTTCGAAATGTATCCGGATGTGGCGCCCAAAACCGTGGCGCGAATCACGGAGTTGATCAAACAGGGTTTTTATAACGGGCTGACCTTTCACCGGGTCGAGCCCGGCTTCGTGATTCAGGGCGGGGATCCCAACGGAAATGGAACGGGGGGATCGGGAGTCAAGCTCAAGGCCGAGTTCAACAAGAAGCCGCATCTCCTCGGCACGGTCGCCATGGCCCGTGCGAGTGATCCGGACAGCGCCGACAGCCAGTTCTACATCTGTCTCGGTCCGCAGCCCTTCCTGGACGGCAAGTACACGGTCTTCGGACAGGTGACCGACAAGGCCAGTCTCGACGTCATCCAGAAGATCCAGCGGGGGGACGTCATGAAAAAGGTGACCGTCAAGTAG
- a CDS encoding Ppx/GppA phosphatase family protein has translation MTLAGIDIGSNTLRLLIAGLQSVQGRIRIRSIFETRRITRLGEGIVDSGRLSTSAVSRTLQALKEFRAAISEHPVDRIVGVATSAVREATDRTSFLDRVKEETGLNIEVISGEEEARRTLLGVRYGLEEDDQNLLVLDIGGGSTEWIVVTGGRIQEMKTLDIGVVKLTDRYLAADPPSENDQKRLIRAVEERLRPMAPSIGHWSGHRLVGAAGTVTTLAALELGLKTYDPSRVQNMRLGFECVEAWYRKLVGMTLDQRRGLAGLERGREDLIVSGAALLWVAMRMAGAKEVVVSDYGLREGILIDWFERNVAR, from the coding sequence GTGACACTGGCCGGGATCGATATCGGATCCAATACGCTGCGTTTGCTGATCGCCGGGCTTCAATCGGTTCAGGGACGGATCCGCATCCGCTCGATTTTCGAGACCCGCCGGATCACCCGGTTGGGAGAAGGGATCGTGGACAGCGGTCGATTGTCGACCTCGGCCGTGTCGCGGACCCTCCAGGCGCTCAAGGAGTTCCGTGCCGCCATTTCGGAGCACCCGGTGGACCGGATCGTCGGGGTGGCCACGAGCGCGGTTCGGGAGGCCACCGACCGGACGTCGTTTCTGGATCGGGTGAAGGAGGAGACCGGGCTGAATATCGAGGTGATCTCGGGAGAGGAGGAGGCCCGCCGGACGCTGCTGGGTGTGCGGTACGGATTGGAGGAGGACGATCAAAATCTTCTGGTCCTCGATATCGGCGGCGGAAGCACGGAGTGGATCGTTGTAACGGGCGGCCGGATTCAGGAAATGAAGACCTTGGACATCGGGGTTGTCAAACTGACGGATCGTTATCTCGCCGCCGATCCGCCGTCCGAAAACGACCAAAAACGGTTGATCCGGGCCGTTGAAGAGCGCCTGCGGCCGATGGCCCCATCCATCGGCCATTGGTCCGGACATCGCCTTGTCGGGGCGGCCGGGACCGTGACGACCCTGGCCGCCCTGGAGCTGGGACTGAAGACCTACGATCCCTCGCGTGTCCAGAACATGCGCCTGGGTTTCGAGTGCGTCGAGGCCTGGTATCGCAAGCTCGTCGGGATGACGCTGGACCAACGACGGGGTCTGGCCGGTCTTGAGAGGGGGCGGGAGGATCTGATCGTGTCGGGCGCCGCGCTGCTGTGGGTCGCGATGCGCATGGCCGGGGCGAAAGAGGTGGTGGTGAGCGATTACGGATTGAGAGAAGGTATATTGATCGATTGGTTTGAGCGCAACGTCGCAAGGTGA